One genomic region from bacterium encodes:
- a CDS encoding sodium:solute symporter family protein: MSFLGLHLLDWIVIIFYFALMVLIGKWAQRKVKNAKDFYQGGRSFGKVLTTFMNFGNITSADQATGVTREIYRQGLSGLLFQNLVLLITPFYWFSAVLQKRTRYLGPGDIYLHRFESRFLAGLYAVYILLIAIYGGAMGYLLTGKTMQALMVKPAAEYTIVEQRSVADFNRLQSLTQKRTTTPLTIEEKNELSLLTEKQKRGELHAY; the protein is encoded by the coding sequence ATGGTCCTGATCGGCAAATGGGCGCAGCGCAAGGTGAAAAACGCCAAGGATTTTTATCAGGGGGGCCGCAGCTTTGGCAAAGTGCTCACCACGTTCATGAATTTCGGCAACATCACCAGCGCGGACCAGGCTACCGGCGTGACCCGCGAGATTTATCGTCAGGGATTATCCGGCCTGTTGTTTCAAAACCTGGTGTTGCTGATCACGCCGTTTTACTGGTTCTCCGCGGTGCTGCAAAAGCGGACGCGTTATCTGGGTCCTGGCGATATCTACCTCCACCGTTTTGAGAGCCGGTTTCTCGCCGGATTGTACGCCGTTTATATTCTATTGATCGCGATCTACGGCGGCGCCATGGGGTATCTGCTCACCGGCAAAACCATGCAGGCGCTGATGGTCAAACCAGCCGCAGAATATACCATAGTGGAACAGCGATCGGTGGCGGATTTCAACCGGCTGCAAAGCCTGACTCAGAAACGCACCACCACTCCATTGACGATAGAAGAGAAAAACGAGCTGTCGCTTTTGACGGAGAAGCAGAAACGCGGCGAATTGCACGCCTACCA